GAAGGGCTATGCAGCACCTTTCTCATTTGAGTACAATGAACAGAAATTCTATCGTTCCCTGGAGAAGATCTCAGACACAACAGGTCATCAAGATGACTATCAAGCTTTTTTGGATGAGATAAAAGATAGCAAAAGATAAGATACAAAAGGATACAGTCTGATCTGTATCCTTTTTCTTATCGAAAGACTATTAGACAAGCTTCAAAATAGTTTCAGAAAAGGCTGCCGCCTCTTCCGATGGAGATTTTGTAAGGATATAAGTAGATACTGTTGGCAAATCTAGTTTAGGAATCTCGGCTTCCAATATTCTTCCTTCAGCGATCTCTCGCCTTACAGCTGAACGTGGTAAAATTGAGCAGCCAAGTCCTTCTTCAATAAACCTCTTGGCCACATGCACTTGTGATACCTTCATTTCCCGTATACCTGGTAATAACCGTTTACATAAAAGCAATACATCATCCCAATACATGGGGTGATTATGCGTTAATAACACATGCTCCCTGAGCACCTCTTCATAGTCTACGAATGAGCCATTTTCCTCTTCTCGCCCATCGTGCGGCACAACAAAAACCAACTTCTCAGACTGAATTTGCCTGCATGTCACTCCGATCGACTGCACTGGCATACGAGAAATTCCGATGTCCACCTTGCCTTCATCAATTGCCGGACCAATTAACATCGATTCCATTACCTCTACCTTAACTTCAGTATGTGGGTTTTCTTTTATAAAAGCCTTCACCCAATGGGGCAGATAGCTTGTAGCAATTAGAGGAGATACAGCTATCCTTATTTCTTTTTGAAAGCCTTGAACTTTTCTATCCATGTGAACCATTCCTTTATGGTAGGCATCATAAATAGATTCGGCATGTTGCACAAATTCCCGTCCATAATGCGTCAATACTACCTTTCGTCCTGTCCTCTCAAACAGATCCGTACCAACAAGCTTTTCTAGTTGATGAATATGTACAGTCACGGTTGGCTGTGAGACATATAGAGAAGATGCTGCTTTTCTGAAATTCTCATATTGAGCTGCCGCAAGAAAGCTTTCGATCCAGTGAATGTTCATACGTCCTCCCAAATATTGATTAAATATCATAATCAGAATAGGCATAATTATTTATTATTCATAATCATATCATTCTAGTAGAATGAAGAAAATGGATGAAAGGATGATGACTATGCATGCAAAAGGCTTAGAAGGTATTGTGGTTGCAGAAACAAGCATAAGTGATGTGGATGGAAAAAAGGGAGAACTCCTATACCGCGGCTATGATGCAGGGAATCTTGCCCAGATGCAAAGCTTTGAAGAAGTAGCTTACCTACTTTTAAACGGAGGATTGCCAAATCAATCAGAACTAGAGGCTTTTATTTTTGCATTAAAAGAAAAGAGAACGCTCCCAACTGAGGTACAGCACTTACTTCGCTCCTTACCAAAAGAGCTTATGATCATGGATGTCTTAAGAAGCTGCATCTCGAGTTTAAATCCAAAAGCGACGTGGCCTCCAACAAAAGAAGAAGCTATTCAACTAATCGCCCTCTTTCCCACCATTATAGCTTCATGGATACGCCATTCTGCTGGTAAAGTGCCTCTAGAACCAGATCACTCTCTTAATCATGTACAAAATTATTTATATATGATGAGTGGAAATCAGCCTGAGGCGGCGCATGTCTCCGCATTAACCTCCTATCTCATCCTTACAATGGAGCACGGCATGAACGCATCCACCTTTGCAGCCAGAGTTGTCAGCTCAACAGAATCAGATTTGCCTTCCGCTATCTGCGGAGCACTCGGCACGATGAAAGGCCCACTGCACGGCGGCGCACCAACAGGGGTCCTGCAGCTACTTAGTGACGTGCAGTCAGATACAAAAAGCCCTGAAGAAATAGTGCGTGAAAAACTACAGCGAGGCGAAAAGCTCATGGGCTTTGGCCACAGAGTCTATAAAACGACGGACCCTCGTGCGATTGCATTGCGACATGTATTGAAGTCAACAGGAGGCGCAGACCAAGTACTTTCAAACGCTGTTGACATCGAACAGCTCATCACTCAATTACTCGCGGAGTATAAACCAGGACGCAATCTTCACGTTAATGTCGAGTACTATGCTGCAGCTGTCATGGATGCCATTGCCTTTAAACCAGACTGGTTCACCCCAACCTTCTGCGTGAGTCGAATTGTTGGTTGGTGCACCCACGTCATTGAGCAATCAGAGGATAATCGAATATTCCGGCCGCAGCAGGAATACGTCGGAACGAGAAAAAACTAGATAATGATTATAAGTACAGTCCCTGGAGGGGGGACTGTACTTATTTTGATTTTAGAGAGGGGGATCCTGGATTGGTTGGATTGCGATGGTCATCGTTTTGATTCCAAGCTCTATCGTTTCACTTGATCCTCCATCGTTTTGATTCCGGGCTCTATTGTTTCACTTGATCCTCCATCGTTTTGATTCCGGGCTCTATTGTTTCACTTGATCCTCCATCGTTTTGATTCCGAGCTCTATCGTTTCACTTGATCCTCCATCGTTTTGATTCCGAGCTCTATCGTTTCACTTGATCCTCCATCGTTTCGATTCCGGGCTCTATCGGTTCATTTGATCCTCCATTGCCCCGTTCACAACTCATTCCCTCCCCACAAAACCCATCCCCAAACAAAAAAAGCAGCAAACACCACGTGTTCACTGCTTCATCATTTTTAATATGGGCTAGATGGTTCGCTTAGTTCTTGGGCTTGCTCAACGGCTGATTTTTGAGTTGATTCGGATTTGCCTAATTGCTCAATTCCTTCTTTCACTCTTCGGCCATATTCTTCATCTGCCTCAGTTAAATTTCGGATCATTTGCTCCTGCACCTGAGCGTTTGCCTGGCCAATTCCGACCACCAAATTTTTAACCAAGCTCATCTTTTTCCCAGTCTGATAATCGATTATAGGTTTCACCCGCTTGGCCAAAGTTGTTAGGGCGGTCAATTGGTGCTTTAACTACTCGGCCGCTTACTTCGGGCTCGTGGGGTTTGCCATTTCGATCGGCTTCACGTAGGCCTTCCACGGATGGTTCATAGTTAATATGTGGGTTGTGAGAAGGTGGTGTGTCTACATGATAGGCCATTTGCCCGTCTCGTTGATTGGTTGCTACTCGTTTTTTTGGAGCGTTGATAGGAAGCTGCAAATAATTTGCCCCTACTCGGTGACGTTGGGTATCGGAGTAACTAAAGGTTCTTCCTTGCAGCATTTTATCATCAGAAAATTCTAATCCATCGACTAAAACTCCGGTACCAAATGCAGCCTGTTCCACCTCAGCAAAATAATTTTGCGGATTTTTATTTAAAGTCATTTTCCCTACTTTGTGCCATGGAAATTGATCCTTATACCAAAGCTTCGTATCATCAAGTGGATCAAAATCCAAATCTGGATGCTCATGGTCTTCGATGATCTGTACATACAACTCCCATTCAGGGAAATCACCTTTTTCAATCGCATCATACAAATCCTCCGTTGCATGATTAAAGTTTTCAGCTTGAATCTTTTCAGCTACTTCCTGCGTTAAGTTTTTAATTCCTTGCAGTGGTTCCCAATGATACTTAACGAGTACAGCCTCGCCTTCTTCATTGACCCATTTATATGTATTCACACCTGACCCTTGCATTTGTCGGTAATTGGCGGGAATACCCCACGGGGAGAAAAGAAATGTAATCATGTGAGTAGCCTCTGGGCTTTGTGAAATGAAGTCGAAAATTCTACCTGGATCTTGGGTGTTTGTGACTGGGTCTGGTTTGAACGCATGAATCAGATCAGGGAATTTCATTGCGTCTCGGATAAAAAAGATTTTTAGATTGTTCCCCACAAGATCCCAGTTGCCATCTTCGGTATAAAACTTCACGGCAAAGCCTCGAGGATCTCGTAATGTTTCCGGCGAATGAGTGCCATGGGTGACTGTTGAGAAACGAACAAAGACAGGTGTTTGCACGTTTGTATTGGTAAAAACCTTCGCACGAGTGTATTTTGAAATTGGATCATCTCCAACCTTGCCATACGACTCAAAATATCCATGTGCACCAGCTCCACGTCCATGAACTACACGTTCAGGTACTCTCTCGCGGTCGAAGTGACTAATTTTCTCTAAGAAATCATAGTTTTCTAAGGTTGATGGTCCGCGATTTGTGACGGTTTTGATATTTTGGTTATCAACAATCGGCTGACCTTGGCGGTTTGTGAGCGTCTGATCCATTTCATTAGCTGCCTTACGTTGGTCTTGTGAGTCTCCTTCGTGCTGAGCATTAACCTCATTTTTTCCCAAGTGAATAAACCCCTTTTCCTGGTCAATTTTGGATCGCTCTTATTGTTGTCCAGTTTAGGGGTTTATTATTCTTCTACAGCCATTTTTCCATAATAAAATCATCCATGACAAAGCCATTTCCGATCTCTTTGACCTCCGTGCGCACCTTTTTAAAGCCTTTTTTCTCATAAATAGCTATCGTATGCTCATTCTCACGATTAACAGTAAGCCAAATCGAGCTTAAACCTCTGCTTCTGCAAAACTCTTCCAAAAACACAATAACCTCACTTGCATACCCCATGCCTCTAAACTGTTTAAGCAAATATAGTTTACTTAAAAACAACGTACCTTCTTCTTCTTTTACGCCTATATAACCAATTGGGATACCACTTTTAATTACATTAAAGTACTCATACCCCTCACTATGTATTTGACGTTGCACAGCTTCAGTGGATTGAAACTCTTTAATCATATAGTCTACCTGTTCTTTGGTAATAATCCCGATATAATGTTCATTCCAAATGCCAATTGCTAGTTCGGCTAGTGCTCCTATTTCTTCGTCGGTTTGCACCGTAGAAATTTGTATATTCATGCCTTCAGCTCCTTTATAAATAACTCCATTATACGCACTCATAGAAAAAAGAGCTAAATACATAAAGTATCTAGCCCTTAATTTCTTCGTATTGCTGCTGTAATAACTGCTCAATATCAATTGGTTTTCCACTTTTAGACGATTTCCATACAGCTTCTCCCACTGCAATGGAGTAAGCACCCGCCTCTGAACCTGCTAGTATTTCGTAAGGTCTAGTTGGATCTGATCCCAAAAAGATATCCTCTTGAATGAGTGGATCTCCACCTCCGTGCCCGCCATCATTTTTCACAACATGAATAATTTCCTTAGACCCAAACAGTGGATAAAAATCAATCGTTTGTTCAGGAACAGGAAATGGTGTCCGGTCCGGCGAGTGAAACTCTTGTGTTTCGAGTCTTCCTTTTGTTCCATTAATAGCAAGTCTGTATCCTTCATATGGCAAAGAGAAATTGATGGAATAGCTTAATAAAGCACCTTGGTCATATCGTACAGTTGCTGCATACGTATCTTCAATGTCAATTTCATGATCAAAAATACAGGCATCTGGGCGATAATTTGTGTACGCTTCTGTTTTCTGATCACTGATTAAATGATCATCCTCTGTCTCACCACTACCTCGTCCAAACAAGCGTGAATAATAAGAGCACAAGTGCCGCTCACTACAGGTTCCGCAATAACGGTTATCTGTTGGGCTTGGATTTAACTCGCCATCTTTTCCGTAGTAGTTTAATGCACCAAATGAAAAGACCTGATCAGGTTTTTGATCGATCCACCAATTAACCAAATCGAAATGATGCGTAGATTTATGAATGGATAACCCGCCTGAAAATTCTCGCATTCGATTCCACCGTTTAAAGTAACTTGAGCCATGATACGTATCGATGTACCAGTTTAAATCAATGGAAGTAATTCGTCCTAGTTTGCCATCCGCTACCAGCTCTTTAATCTTACGGTGATAAGGGCTGTATCGATAGTTGAAGGCAACTGTAACTGTTCCTTTACTTTTTTCTTCAGCTTCCACAACTCTTTTTGCATCTTTGACTGTTGTGACCATTGGTTTTTCAGTAATGACATCAAGATCATGCTCAAGTCCTCTTACAATATAGTCAACATGAGAATCATCTCTTCCAGTCACAATAATCGTATTGGCTCCTGTTTCTTTAATCATCTCTGCAAACTGTTCATATTGAGAGTAAAAAGGTATTCCAGTGAGTTCTGGGAATTTCTCACGACAAACCGCTTCTCTACGTGGATCAATATCAAGTAGACCAACGATTTGATTTTGTTTTGAGAATTGATAGACAACCGGTTCCATAAACATTTTTAATGCACGATTACTAATTCCGCATACGGCAATTCGTCTCATACTTTAGCCTCCTGTGCTTTTCTCTCAAGTGAATGATGAACTAACTTAAATATCCACATTAAGAATAATGCCGGTACAGCTGCTCCAAAGAATAAAATGAGTCCTGGAACTGTCATGAATAATGCTTGTAGTGCATACAAACCTACAAGAATTAGGATCAAAAAGTGGGGGTGGCCAAATGCGAGGGCAAGTGACGTTTTAATACGGTCAAGACCAGCTACTTCAAAACTTACGTATGTTGGAAATAGAAAGATCACCATAATGGCATATGCAATTCCTAAAGAGATCATACTGTATCGGATTACGACGTATGTCCATTCCATTCCTGTGAATAAAGTAAGATTCCAATAAATCAAAAACCCTACTAACAATAATCCAAAACCTAAGCCATTGGATTTTAGAAATTCAGTTTTATAATTGCTCCAGAACGTTTGAAAAACAGGAATGTCCAAGCTCCCCTGCATCCATTTCTTGCAAACAGTAAAAAGGGAAATTGTAGCTGGCATAAGGCCAAATGCAACCAACCCAACAATAGTAAATAACAACCATAAAAAATTTACATAAGCGAGTTTATAAATAACGGTACTGATTCGATAAAAACTTCCCCAAATTCCTGGCATCTCCATGACCATTCACCCCATTCTAGTTAGGAAATAATGTTTCCAAAATCTCTATAGCTTCTTCTGGCTGCGGACTATATACCGGTATACCAACGATGTGATTATTTTCTAGTAGTACGTCACGTTCCTCTTGTAATAGACTGCTTTCATTCAGGTTTAAAGCTTTGATTTCCTGTGCACCTTCTTCACCTTGAAGATACTCTTCATCCGCAAACCCGATATCAAAGCCTTCTAAATGAATCATTGCCTCGTATTCTACCATCTGCTTAGCGAGTCTTTGTTCCACAATCAAGAGACTTGACTGATGGCTAGCAAGCTCTGTTAATAACCGCTCTGCTATCTCTGGATAGAAAGTGATCTCAGTATCAGTACCCAGATCAAGCTTTGATTCAATCTTCTCTTTCTGCTCATAGATGTCATCAGAAAAAACAATGATTTTAAACTGGTCATCCCCTGATTGACAAGCAGTTAGAGGAATACAGAGAAACACAAACACTATTAATCTATTCACAGCTTTTTTCATCATGTATCCCTCACTCCTGTCATTCATTTATTAATCGAGCCCGCTATAATAAAACCAGTCAAAGTCTGCATGGTTCTGACTTTGAGCGCCATTACTAGTTGCAAAAGGTCCTAAGTAGGCTCCCGTGAATCCTCAGCCAAATCTGTACTAAGGATTCTTCCATCTTCCTCTATCTTCAATTCTACCCATTCATCAGGCTTCTCTCCGTAATAAAAATGATAGGACTGACCATGAGCCTCCACTTTTAAATAAACGATAGATTGTGAATAAGGATTACTTGCTACAACTGTATCCTCACCGTTCTCACGCCTGACTAATCTAACTACAGGAGCATTTTGATCAATGCCTACTTCCAACCTAAATTGATAGTTGTGATTTTGAATGAGCAGCACCCCTGCCGCTTCTTCTTTACTAGCTGGTGTGAACTCAAGAACTGTTGATGCAGAAAAGCTGAGGTGCTGCTGTCTGCGTCCTATAAAACTTGGATTCTTGTACTCAATTGTATTCTCTGGTCTCAAGTTTAATCGTAGATAACCCGGTCTTTCAGACAGTGAGTAAATGGATTCATCAGGTGTACGAAGAAAATTCCAACGAAAATCCAGTTGCTCACTTTCAAATGAATCATAAGCCGGCAAACTTGGCCATAGGTGTTCAGGAAGATCGGGACGTTCCATTTCAAGGTCGATTTTCCCTGTATCCGGACACATAACTGGCCAGTCGTCCTCCCAAATCATCGGTGCTAGGAAGGTCTCTCTACCTAAATTACGATAATGTCCTCCGTACGGTCTAGACGCTAGACATACAAGCCACCAATCACCATTTTGAGTCTCGATTATATCTGCATGCCCTACGTTAGCGATTTCTGAGTTCTTACCTAAATGTCTATGGGTTAAGATTGGATTTCTTTTAGACGATTCATACGGTCCAGTTATGGACTCACTTCTGGCCACCGTCACCGCATGTGTATAGCCAGTTCCGCCTTCAGCGATAATTAGATAATAATAACCATCTTTTTTATATAAATGGGGTGCTTCTTGTGCATGAGCGTTTTTAAGTGCGCCATCCCATATTCCCAGACGTTCTCCAACCAATTTCCCTTGGTTGATATCTAGTTCTTGCAACCAAATTTCATTTTGCTTAAGGTGTTTCTTTCCAGTAGGTGAAAGCCTATTCCCTGTATAGTACACACGTCCATCGTCGTCAAAAAAGAGTGATGGATCGATACCAGGAGCATCCTCTAACCAAACTGGGTCAGACCAAGGTCCTTCAGGATTTTTTGCTGTCACATAAAAATTCCTTCTAGCCCCTTCCCTACTCACAACAAATGTTGTAATCATATAGAACGTTCCCTCATGATAACGGATGGTTGGTGCCCATATTCCACATGAAGGAGGCGTATCCTTCAAATCTAGTTGGGAAGGACGATCTAATACATGACCAAGTTGTTTCCAATTCACAAGGTCTTTACTATGAAAGATTGGTACTCCAGGAAAGAACTCAAAAGTTGATGTAACTAGATAATAATCATCCCCCACCCTACAAATAGAGGGGTCTGGGTAGAATCCTGGAATAATAGGATTTTTAAATGTACTCACACAATCACTCCTTAAAAATATATGATTTTAGCCTTTCATTGATCCAATTAGTGCACCTTTTGCAAAGTACTTTTGTAGGAACGGATAAACCATTAATACAGGGATCGTTGCGACCACGATTACTGCCATTTTCACCGCAATCTCAGGTGGTGGAATATTTGTATACTCTGCTCCGTCATAATTTAATCCAGACGCCAACACAACTACTTGTCTCAGTAATACCTGCACGGGCCACTTAGAAGCATCATTTAGATACAAGATCGCATGCATATACGTATTCCAATACGTCACCGCATAAAATAGTGAAATGGTTGCTATCGCTGGCATTGAACAAGGAAGTACAATACGGAATAACACTCCAAAATCATTACATCCATCTATTTTTGCTGACTCTTCTAAACCAACAGGAAGGTTCATAAAGAAACTTCTAAGAATGATCATATTAAATGCATTTATTGAGACTGGAATAACTAGAGCCAATAATGTATTCATCAGGCCCGTTTGTTGTACGACTAAGAAGGTTGGAATCATCCCCCCATTAAAAAGCATAGTGAAGATAATGAAGAACATAATAAATCTTCTACCTACTAGGTCTCTTCTAGATAACCCATATGCCGTTAAAACGGATAGAAACATGCTCCATGCTGTTCCCCCAACCGTTACACCTATTGAGACAAATAGTGATC
The nucleotide sequence above comes from Alkalicoccobacillus plakortidis. Encoded proteins:
- a CDS encoding LysR family transcriptional regulator, producing MNIHWIESFLAAAQYENFRKAASSLYVSQPTVTVHIHQLEKLVGTDLFERTGRKVVLTHYGREFVQHAESIYDAYHKGMVHMDRKVQGFQKEIRIAVSPLIATSYLPHWVKAFIKENPHTEVKVEVMESMLIGPAIDEGKVDIGISRMPVQSIGVTCRQIQSEKLVFVVPHDGREEENGSFVDYEEVLREHVLLTHNHPMYWDDVLLLCKRLLPGIREMKVSQVHVAKRFIEEGLGCSILPRSAVRREIAEGRILEAEIPKLDLPTVSTYILTKSPSEEAAAFSETILKLV
- a CDS encoding citrate synthase/methylcitrate synthase translates to MTMHAKGLEGIVVAETSISDVDGKKGELLYRGYDAGNLAQMQSFEEVAYLLLNGGLPNQSELEAFIFALKEKRTLPTEVQHLLRSLPKELMIMDVLRSCISSLNPKATWPPTKEEAIQLIALFPTIIASWIRHSAGKVPLEPDHSLNHVQNYLYMMSGNQPEAAHVSALTSYLILTMEHGMNASTFAARVVSSTESDLPSAICGALGTMKGPLHGGAPTGVLQLLSDVQSDTKSPEEIVREKLQRGEKLMGFGHRVYKTTDPRAIALRHVLKSTGGADQVLSNAVDIEQLITQLLAEYKPGRNLHVNVEYYAAAVMDAIAFKPDWFTPTFCVSRIVGWCTHVIEQSEDNRIFRPQQEYVGTRKN
- a CDS encoding GNAT family N-acetyltransferase, coding for MNIQISTVQTDEEIGALAELAIGIWNEHYIGIITKEQVDYMIKEFQSTEAVQRQIHSEGYEYFNVIKSGIPIGYIGVKEEEGTLFLSKLYLLKQFRGMGYASEVIVFLEEFCRSRGLSSIWLTVNRENEHTIAIYEKKGFKKVRTEVKEIGNGFVMDDFIMEKWL
- a CDS encoding Gfo/Idh/MocA family oxidoreductase translates to MRRIAVCGISNRALKMFMEPVVYQFSKQNQIVGLLDIDPRREAVCREKFPELTGIPFYSQYEQFAEMIKETGANTIIVTGRDDSHVDYIVRGLEHDLDVITEKPMVTTVKDAKRVVEAEEKSKGTVTVAFNYRYSPYHRKIKELVADGKLGRITSIDLNWYIDTYHGSSYFKRWNRMREFSGGLSIHKSTHHFDLVNWWIDQKPDQVFSFGALNYYGKDGELNPSPTDNRYCGTCSERHLCSYYSRLFGRGSGETEDDHLISDQKTEAYTNYRPDACIFDHEIDIEDTYAATVRYDQGALLSYSINFSLPYEGYRLAINGTKGRLETQEFHSPDRTPFPVPEQTIDFYPLFGSKEIIHVVKNDGGHGGGDPLIQEDIFLGSDPTRPYEILAGSEAGAYSIAVGEAVWKSSKSGKPIDIEQLLQQQYEEIKG
- a CDS encoding YesL family protein; its protein translation is MEMPGIWGSFYRISTVIYKLAYVNFLWLLFTIVGLVAFGLMPATISLFTVCKKWMQGSLDIPVFQTFWSNYKTEFLKSNGLGFGLLLVGFLIYWNLTLFTGMEWTYVVIRYSMISLGIAYAIMVIFLFPTYVSFEVAGLDRIKTSLALAFGHPHFLILILVGLYALQALFMTVPGLILFFGAAVPALFLMWIFKLVHHSLERKAQEAKV
- a CDS encoding carbohydrate ABC transporter permease, which produces MVGEKSISNRLFTGMNAFILGVIALLCVLPFVHVIGSSFATSAEIAQRSFLIFPTTFSLDAYRYIFSTDTILRSLFVSIGVTVGGTAWSMFLSVLTAYGLSRRDLVGRRFIMFFIIFTMLFNGGMIPTFLVVQQTGLMNTLLALVIPVSINAFNMIILRSFFMNLPVGLEESAKIDGCNDFGVLFRIVLPCSMPAIATISLFYAVTYWNTYMHAILYLNDASKWPVQVLLRQVVVLASGLNYDGAEYTNIPPPEIAVKMAVIVVATIPVLMVYPFLQKYFAKGALIGSMKG